Proteins from a single region of Ziziphus jujuba cultivar Dongzao chromosome 1, ASM3175591v1:
- the LOC107420103 gene encoding cytochrome c6, chloroplastic, whose translation MQQLSYAMSNTGSSAYYLSTKGNVKTQQRQSIIGKNDDGKVKLLKSLLAPPLMAAFLTLSPICSTPESVAETVEVQRGSTLFRRACIGCHDAGGNIIQPGATLFTKDLQRNGVDTEEEIYRITYFGKGRMPGFGENCTPKGQCTFGARLQDTEIKLLAEFVKSQADQGWPNIESNED comes from the exons ATGCAGCAACTTTCTTATGCGATGTCAAATACTGGTAGTAGTGCTTATTACCTGTCAACT AAGGGTAATGTGAAGACGCAGCAGAGACAGAGCATAATCGGTAAAAATGATGATGGAAAAGTGAAGTTACTCAAGAGCTTGTTAGCTCCACCTCTAATGGCAGCATTTCTGACCTTATCTCCTATCTGCAGTACCCCAG AGTCAGTTGCAGAAACCGTAGAGGTACAAAGAGGATCAACATTGTTTCGTAGAGCTTGCATCGGATGTCATGATGCCGGTGGAAACATAATACAACCA GGTGCGACACTCTTCACAAAAGATCTCCAAAG AAATGGAGTCGACACTGAAGAAGAGATATACCGTATTACATACTTTGGAAAGGGACGAATGCCG GGTTTTGGAGAAAATTGCACACCCAAGGGCCAATGTACATTCGGAGCCCGTTTGCAGGATACAGAGATTAAGCTTTTGGCCGAGTTTGTCAAGTCTCAGGCTGATCAAGGGTGGCCAAACATAGAGAGTAATGAAGATTGa